A section of the Phaseolus vulgaris cultivar G19833 chromosome 8, P. vulgaris v2.0, whole genome shotgun sequence genome encodes:
- the LOC137826057 gene encoding vacuolar protein sorting-associated protein 29, producing the protein MVLVLALGDLHIPHRAPDLPAKFKSMLVPGKIQHIICTGNLCVKEIHDYLKTLCPDLHITRGEYDEETKYPETKTLTIGQFKLGLCHGHQVIPWGDLDSLAMLQRQLDVDILVTGHTHQFTAYKHEGGVVINPGSATGAYSSVTYDVNPSFVLMDIDGLRVVVYVYELIDGEVKVDKIDFKKTSTSHSAH; encoded by the exons ATGGTGCTCGTTTTGGCCCTGGGGGATTTGCACATACCCCACAGGGCACCTGATCTTCCGGCAAAGTTCAAATCCATGCTTGTCCCTGGCAAGATCCAGCACATAATTTGTACTGGAAATTTATGTGTTAAA GAAATTCATGACTACTTAAAGACTCTTTGTCCAGATTTGCATATAACCCGCGGTGAGTATGATGAAGAGACGAAATATCCAGAGACCAAAACACTAACCATTGGCCAATTTAAGCTGGGACTGTGCCATGGTCATCAG GTTATTCCATGGGGAGACCTAGACTCACTGGCAATGCTACAGAGGCAGCTTGATGTGGACATCCTTGTCACAGGTCACACCCATCAATTTACAGCTTACAAACACGAGGGAGGTGTGGTTATAAATCCAGGTTCTGCAACCGGTGCCTACAGCAGTGTCACTTATGACGTGAACCCAAGTTTTGTCCTTATGGACATCGATGGTCTGCGAGTTGTGGTTTATGTGTATGAACTTATTGATGGAGAGGTTAAGGTGGATAAGATTGATTTTAAGAAAACATCTACAAGCCACTCTGCCCATTAA
- the LOC137824438 gene encoding uncharacterized protein, with the protein MDPRVWHKVAAISGVAALGLGTYGAHVFKPQNPAYKDVWHTASLYHLVHTAALLAAPITKHPTVFGGLLTTGILAFSGTCYTVALLEDRKYSTLAPFGGFAFIAAWGSLFF; encoded by the exons ATGGATCCTCGAGTGTGGCACAAAGTTGCAGCGATTTCAG GTGTTGCGGCACTTGGATTGGGAACCTACGGTGCTCACGTTTTCAAACCCCAAAACCCTGCTTACAAAGAT GTTTGGCACACTGCATCGCTTTACCATTTGGTTCACACCGCTGCCTTACTTGCCGCCCCAATTACAAAACACCCCACTGTT TTTGGAGGCCTTCTAACAACTGGGATTTTAGCCTTCTCTGGGAC GTGTTATACTGTCGCACTTCTTGAAGACAGAAAATATTCAACTCTGGCTCCATTTGGTGGCTTTGCGTTTATAGCAGCTTGGGGTAGCTTGTTTTTCTGA
- the LOC137824242 gene encoding small ribosomal subunit protein uS13m yields MFGSARIFSDVALRLRQNLSFRCVRVQNINIGGGMGGEIPDNKRLEYALQHLHGIGRSKAHHIVCELGVENKFVKDLSKRELYSIRELLSKYLIGNDLKKCVERDVIRLVGIQSYRGIRHVDNLPCRGQRTHTNARTRRSRKTFSGSR; encoded by the exons ATGTTCGGCTCCGCGCGAATCTTTTCTGACGTCGCTCTCCGCCTCCGCCAAAACCTATCG TTTCGATGTGTGCGCGTGCAGAACATCAACATCGGAGGCGGTATGGGAGGCGAGATCCCCGACAACAAGCGTCTGGAGTACGCTCTCCAGCACCTGCACGGAATAGGGCGCTCGAAAGCGCACCACATCGTGTGCGAGCTCGGTGTCGAGAACAAATTCGTCAAGGATCTCAGCAAGAGGGAACTCTATTCAATTCGCGAGTTGCTCTCGAAGTACTTGATCGGAAACGATTTG AAAAAGTGTGTTGAGAGAGATGTGATAAGGTTGGTGGGCATTCAGTCCTACAGAGGGATCAGGCATGTGGATAACTTGCCCTGCCGTGGACAGAGGACTCATACGAATGCACGCACCAGGAGGAGCCGGAAAACTTTCTCTGGATCAAGATAG